Genomic DNA from Acetobacteroides hydrogenigenes:
CGCCAATTCGTTAACTACGTTATCGATTCGATATCTAAAGTTATGCTGATCAATGGGGGTATGGATGAATTTGGAATCTCGGAAGATGAATTCGGAAACCCAATAGAGCCGCCAGTTATAAACAAACGCGCTCAAATTGACCCTCGCAGCGAGGATCAAAAAGAAATTCTAAAAGATCTTTACTATCAAGGCGACGAGATGTTCTACCGCCGTAAGGAAATTGACACCCGTAAACTTAACTACGAATACTTTTGGTACGACATACCTCAAGCTGCTAATAAGAAGAACCGGTACAACTTCGATAAGCAAAAGTACGAGGGTACAATTGTTAAAGCGGACGGGAAGGTTGAACCCATATATAATCGCCAAATCGAATTGTGAGCACTTTTAAAACGAATTGTAAAGAAAATATTTTTTCTATCTGAGATATGATAAAAGCGTGTAAAAAATTGAGTTTTACACGCTTTTTTATTGCTAACTATTTGGTAATCTTAATTATTATTACTATCTTTAAGTGTAATTGGATAGTTAGCGGTTAACATTTCTGTCTTACGCCTTCTTGTTGGTGTTGCTGAACCATTCCCCGCACTCAACGCTTTATCCACACTAACCGAATACCACCCGTTTTTGGCTACATATTCGTCTAATATTTCACTTGGATACGAGCTAAGAAGGAATTTTCCCTTCACTTTGCTCAAAGCGTCTAAATCGCGCTTAAAATGCTCATGGGTATATCCTCCATAATGTCCCTGGTTCGAATCGATGTAGGGTGGATCGACATAGAAGAACGTAGATTCAGTATCCCTGCTTTCAATAACCTTGTGCGCCTCGTTGCATTCAATTTGGGTATAGCGCATCCTGTCTGATAGTTCCTCCTGAAAGGCGTCTATCTTGTTTTGAATGGTTCTAGCCCGCTTCTCGCGATCGTAGCCCCATGTGCCAATTCTGCAGGAGAATCCTTGGTTGGTGACCACCCAGAAAGCCCACGCTCGCAAAACCGGATTATCCGGAAACAACCAGGGCGAATCGTAAATAATCATCGCCTTCTTGTAAGTCTCCCTGCTGTGTAGCGTAGCCTCTACCAGCTTCCTTAGATCAAAGTAGGAATGCTTTAGCACCTCGTAGAAGTTGACGATGTTCATATTTACGTCGTTCACTACCTCGCATTTCGCTGGTTCTTTTGCCCAGTAAACGGCTCCGCCGCCAAAAAAAGGTTCAACGTAAAGGTCATGCTCAGGTATTATTGGCAAAATGTGCTGGAGTAGTTGCTGCTTACCTCCGTAATAACTGATCGGTGTTTTCATGATTTAAAATGGTTTTAAATGGTATTTCAACTATATTTGTGGCCTACCACAGTTCATAAATAATACGCGAAGGTGCGGACACCCGATGACGACTTTTTGGGCCATCGGTGGGTGTTCGCACCTTCGCGTTATGAACTGTGGTAGGGGATTAATTGCGGGCCGATGGCCCTTCTTTTTTGCTATCCGCTGTAGCTATCCAAAGCGGAGCAATCTACGCCAAGCGCAGTAAGCATTAAGCGTATGTTTGGCAACGTATCGGCTATTACCGAATTGGCTGTGGCCGTATTAAACTCGCCATCTTCCTGAATGGAAACAACTCCAAACCTGTTGTACTCCACCCTGTACTTTTTACCGTCCATATTTTAGTAGTTAATTGTTACACGATACCTTAAGCTTGTGTCGGTCGAACTGTTCTTGCAGTTAACCATAAACCAAATCTTCTCCTTATCCGTCCACGCTGTATTCGTACCTGTGCCAGTGTAATCAAGACCATTCGCCAAGTTGTCGATTTGGGCTTCTGTCAAGTCATTCAGGTTTCCCGTGTAGGTTCCTAAGTTAGGTTGCTGATATATGCCAGTTAAAGAGGTATTGTCTGAATTACCTTGTACCGATATGGATGTCATGCCTCCAGCTGCTTTTAAACACGTGTTTCGGTTTGTGAATATTTTGCGGATAAAAAGGGGAATATTGGTGTATGAGCAATTAGATAGATTTACTTCATACTTATTGCCCCACAGCTGTATGTTCGCTAGATTGCCCGTAAAGTGTATAGAGTTGCTAAGTATGATTGAATTATACGTATTAGTATACCCTGCCCCATGAACCAGGGTGGTTATATCCATGTAAAGATTGGGCATATTCGACATTATTAACCCATAACCTACAATAGCGCTTATTATTTTTGAGCAGTCGGCTCCAGATATATCTCCAGTAAAATTTGGCAAACTAGTCCATTTAACATGGGGGCCGTTTAATAGCAGTTTTTTAATCGCATTAGCATTAGCAGTGATATCAATTCCCCCAAATACAGATGAGTGTAACATTGTGTTTTCCGGTATCGTACCAGTAATGCTACCGTCATTACTCCCGCAATCTATCTGTACCGTATAGGTTCTTATCTGACTAAACAACCAATCAAGATTGCCATAGCTCTTATTAACTCCGTAATACATCGGGTAATTGAATTTACTGATAGTTAAGTTTGTTATAACGGTATTACCAGCAAACACATCAAGTGGGATTTTAACGTATTTTGATTCATTCATCATTACGTACGCGTTCGAAAAAACCGTACACTTTTTTGCAAAATATGCAAATGATTGGTTAGTAGACAAATCAATCGTATCGTATTGCCCTTCACAACTCCAAAACGTTAAGTTTTTGAAATTGAAGTTGATTAGATTTCCGTGTGCAGATTTGCCTGGAACTGTTGCATTCAACCCTCTTTGTTGCCCAAATTCGGTCATAGTATCCGGTATAATTATATCATCTGTATTAGGGTAGTCTTTTAAAGTTCCTGACAAAACATAATAGCCCATTTGAGTGCATTTAGTATAGCCGCTTTTGACAAACCCACTCATATCTCCAGATGAATAAATGCTATTACTATACATAAATGCACATTCGCAATCTATAGGTAATATCACATCGTCATATTTGCCTATTGTAAAGTTTTGGAATGATGATGATATGTACATAAACTTACATCTTGGCCAAAAACTTTTGGCATCTGAAATATTGAGTGTATATGTGTTATAACCGCCATAAACATTCCTTAGAAATATTCGTTCTAACTTTAAAAGTTTTGGCAACACATTCCCGAAGTCGCCAGTAAAAGTGGCGTCATTCAAAGTAATGCTATATATATTTGTGAATTGAAGGAACCAACTAACGGAAGAATTGATCTTGTTAACTTGTCCATAACCTAAATAATATGCAAATAAAATTTCCTTAACATTCTCCTGATTCGTAATCACAATATTCCAATTACCTACAGATGAGTATAGTTTAGACGCTTGATATATTGATGATTGATTAGCCAAATTTAACAATGTCCCATCACCCCAATAAATTCTAATTGGGCCAGTAGTTGCTATCCCAATCGTTATTCTGTCTGTGTTTTCAATTTTCAGTACATTCACTTCATTATTTCCAAGAGGCTTTCCCCCTTCAGCAATCACATTCGACCCATTTCTAAGCACTAGCATATATACCCCTCCACAACTATCTTGAAAGTACCAGTCCCAATAATTGGCGTTGCAACATTCAACACCATGTTGGTGTTTGCTTCAATAAGAGATTTTCCCGCATTAGCAGTAAGCGTAATTGCGTTAGTACCGTTTGACAATGCATTTAGTGTTTGCGATGCGGCGATATCGTTCCACGTACCATTACAACCTACCGAAAGCGTTGGGTACTGCGTAACGGAAGCCAAGTTACGAGCAATAAGGGTAATGCTTTTTATTACGTAGAACATTCCCGCATAGGAGTCATTCAAAATTTGTATTTGACCTGCGGCAGTTAGGGTCACAGCCTTGCGAACAATAATAGGAATAGCAATAATGCTGCCATCGCTAACCACTGCCTCCATAACTAGACCTTTTGCCTCTTTTTGTCCAGGTTGGTTTGCTCCAATTGTCCATTCTGCAATAACATCAGCCTCTGCGGCTACCCCCTGCGAATTCCCAACAAGCGTCTTATTCTGCGCCAAAGCAACCATCGATGCAGGATGCGACGTAGGGTGTACGTAGTTGTTTGCCCCTTCGGCAATGCCCGTAAGCTTCGCGCGTTCGGCTGCGGTCATCAGCGTGTCGGTGCCATTTTTGTCCACCTTACTATTACCAAGCGCAGTGATCTGTGCTTGCAGCTTTCCTAGCGCACCTAAAACCGAATCGGTAGCGGTAATAGCCTGATTAACCAAAAACGAGATTCCCGTCAAAACAGCATTACGAACCCTACCTTCAGTAAAGTAGAGGTTGGTGGCACCTTCGGTAACGGAATCGGTAGTACCGGGACTCGCGGCTATGTTCACGTAAACAGAGCCCGACCATCGGTACTGCTTATTGTCATTCGTGGTAATGTAGATCTTCCCCGACTCACCTACAGCAGGCAGGGCGGCGAAGTTCGCGAACTCGAGCACATCATCAACGTAGGATGGCAGCAAAACAGCAGGAATATGGCCAGTTTCGTCTACCCCAGCAAAGCCATTGGGTTGATTCTTTTCCGATCTGGCTTGCAATCCGGACAAATCCTGATCGCCCGTGTTTACCCCCGATTGTTGGGCCAGTTTCTGTTTCTCTTCGGTGGTATAATCTTCAGTCGAAAGCTGCTTGCCGATCACCTTATCTACCTTATTGCCTAAAGATGTAGTAAGCGCATCGAGCAAATCCTTCAGCACCTTGCCTTGGTTTGCAGAAAGCGGCCTGTTGATATCTGTGCTAAGAAGGTTATCAACGATATCGGAGATGTTTACCTTATTGGTAGAAATCGAATCAATAACATCCTTGTTATTCTTGATAAACGTAACGATCTCCTGAACGGTGTCGAGGTTAACATCAGGTGAGGCTACAATTGCTTTTAGCGTTTGAATGCTTGCATATAGCTTAGCAAGCGTGTCACCCTCGGTTGCTACGCCATCCTTTAAAGCCGTTATGGCTGCTGCCGCATCCGCAATGGCCTGCTGGGCGGTTGCCTGTGCCGTAGCCGCATCCAATAGGGCTTGTTTGGCATCTCCTAGCGCACTCGATGCAGCACTACTTGCGCCATCTGCCTTAGTGCTGATAGCGGATACGCTTTGCGACAGCGTGTCAACCGCCGATTGCTCCGCCTTGCTATTTATTGCCTCGCTTAGCCCATCCACCGAGCCAACGGGAATCTTATCCTCACGGTGAAAGAACGAATCTAACCAATCGCCAAACTGCGACTCGGTGGGGTACATCCCTTTCTTAAACCAACTCTTAAGCTGCGATATGCTTCGTAGTGCCATTTTGCTCTATTTTAAGTTATCCCAAACGCATTATATAGGCCATCACGTAGTATGGAGGGCGGTTCTCGTGCGACTCGCCACCGCCAGCCTCTTTTGATTTGTAGTCGTATCCTCTAGACCAGTTTGAGTCGCCGTTGGTTGGGTAATCTGAAGTGCCGACCCTTTCGTAAACTGAAGAAACGCTATCATGTAATCGGTTCGCTAGAAATTGATGCCAGTGTTTTGCCAGTTGAGCAATTGTCAACGTTACACTCTTTAAGCCACCTTTTTTAGCAATAACATCATAGTCGACATCATTAGGGTCAAAGCCAACAACAAACCTGCTCCTTAAGTCTGGTAGGTTAAAGTAACCCTGCCCAACCGCACTGGGTGTGTGCAGCCTACCAATCTTGGCGTATAGCCCCGGATAATCGGTTGCCGAAAGCGTAGAACCGTCGCACAAGGCATAACCTGCAGGAATTGCTTCAGGCGTACAGTGTCCCGCCCAAATCTGCGCAATCCCCAATGGTGGAGGAGCAAGCAGCGCAATGGCCTCCTCCAGCGCCTTTGCCTTAGCCTCCAGCTCAACGTTAGTTTTTATCGACTTAAAGTCTGCCCAGGCAAACTTCTCGTTACCGGTTCCTGCACCCAGCGAACGGCGGGTATAGGCCGTTGGATAGGAGTTGCCCTGAGCATCCACCGATATTGATTCGGTTTTAACGTACATTCCTGCAGATACCGCTCCTCCCTCAAAGCGAAGAATCTCACCTTGCGGAAAAGCCTGAGTCCTGACAAATACGTAGCCCTCCGAGCGGTTAGCACCGCCATTGGTTAAGTCGCATCCGGCAAGGATTATCTTATCCCCGCCGATATTGCCGAGCATGGCAATCATGGCAACGTTGCCCTGTATGTAGTCCAGCGTTTCCGCATCGAGCGGAAAATCGCGGTTGCTTTGCGTAAGGTAGTTTCCTATAATTTTATCCATATTACACGTAGTTGATGGCGTAGCGCTTGCTTGCCAGTTTGTAGGTGTTTGTTATTGCCTTAAGGCGCGATTCGTCTATTCCCTTCAGATCGTATGGTAGGTTCACCATGAAGTCAAACCCGGTTGTTCCCGAAAACCCGCGTCGTGAAATCAACAGAGCACCCTCACCACGCCGCTTCAGCATCTTAAACTTGCTCTCCGATCGCTGGTAAATGAAAACTGCCGCACCCGAAATGTCACCATCGGTAACGGTGATCCGTCGGATTGTAGGATCAAAGGCGTCGTTAAGCACGGCGCGGAGGTAGCACGTTTGCCCGTTGTGGTAGAGGCGGTAGTTGGTTTCATCTCGGTACTGCATAAACGAGCGGTACAGGCTAACTACAGGAGATATCATGGCATTGGCAATGGCTACCAGCAGCGGCTTACGCAGCATCGTCGGTAGCACCATTAGCACTAGTTTCTTGTATGCAATATCGTAGATTCTACTGCTCATAAGGCTTCATGGTAAAGGTGGAACTCTTCAGTACGAAGTATCCAGCGGCAGGAACTTTCACAGCATCGATGGCCTCGGTGGTATCAACGCCAGCCTCCTTGCTCGACGATTCTCGCAGTTCTACCACCTTAACGCCATCAACCTTTTGCAGGGTATCCACCAAATCCATGTTGGTGTACATGCCGTTAAATGGTAGGTTTTCGATGTAGCCATTAACCGCATCGATGCAAGCATTCTGCACATTTTCGGGTAAGAGCATCGGGTTGTAGTAGATATCGCACGAAAGGTTGAACTCGTCCGGAGCAATGTTTACCAAGTTGATTCTTACGCCAGCATCCTTGATCTCCTGAATGTAGGAAACAAGCTGCGCCTCCACCTCCTTTGCCAGCGGGGCACGGGTGCCGTTGGTTT
This window encodes:
- a CDS encoding formylglycine-generating enzyme family protein is translated as MRRCFQLCALIALLSSCGPNVGGELVGVEGRSATPETPPFEMIFVPDGSYTQGVGDEDLAYGLTATTKTITVEGFWMDQTEITNNKYRQFVNYVIDSISKVMLINGGMDEFGISEDEFGNPIEPPVINKRAQIDPRSEDQKEILKDLYYQGDEMFYRRKEIDTRKLNYEYFWYDIPQAANKKNRYNFDKQKYEGTIVKADGKVEPIYNRQIEL
- a CDS encoding DNA adenine methylase: MKTPISYYGGKQQLLQHILPIIPEHDLYVEPFFGGGAVYWAKEPAKCEVVNDVNMNIVNFYEVLKHSYFDLRKLVEATLHSRETYKKAMIIYDSPWLFPDNPVLRAWAFWVVTNQGFSCRIGTWGYDREKRARTIQNKIDAFQEELSDRMRYTQIECNEAHKVIESRDTESTFFYVDPPYIDSNQGHYGGYTHEHFKRDLDALSKVKGKFLLSSYPSEILDEYVAKNGWYSVSVDKALSAGNGSATPTRRRKTEMLTANYPITLKDSNNN
- a CDS encoding tail fiber protein produces the protein MDKIIGNYLTQSNRDFPLDAETLDYIQGNVAMIAMLGNIGGDKIILAGCDLTNGGANRSEGYVFVRTQAFPQGEILRFEGGAVSAGMYVKTESISVDAQGNSYPTAYTRRSLGAGTGNEKFAWADFKSIKTNVELEAKAKALEEAIALLAPPPLGIAQIWAGHCTPEAIPAGYALCDGSTLSATDYPGLYAKIGRLHTPSAVGQGYFNLPDLRSRFVVGFDPNDVDYDVIAKKGGLKSVTLTIAQLAKHWHQFLANRLHDSVSSVYERVGTSDYPTNGDSNWSRGYDYKSKEAGGGESHENRPPYYVMAYIMRLG